The following is a genomic window from Theobroma cacao cultivar B97-61/B2 chromosome 10, Criollo_cocoa_genome_V2, whole genome shotgun sequence.
TTCATTTCCCCAAAAAAAAACCTGCCCAAAATTGGCATCTTCGCTCACTTACATGGCTATACATTAATCCTTTTGGGGAAAGGCCATTAGTATCTCCTATAATTTAGCCCCAGCATAAACAAACTCAAGCTTTTGCACAGGTAACAAATATTTGACACTTGACAAATACAAGAACTCGAAATACATGGAAATACGAAGATTTAGAACAGATAGGCTAATTAACAATTTGACAAATCTCCATTATTCGTTATCAAAGAATGTGTTAGCTTATAATGCAAATATTCAGACAGGAACTAATACCTCTTTACAGATGGGAGGTTGCTTCTTTCCTTTCACTGTTCTACCCCTTCGGAATGTACCAACCTGCAGTTACATGATGGCTTTATAAAGACAGTGTtccaaagaaataaaaagaaaacatagtCCTTGCTCTTGATAAACAGCACATACTATAGGAGAAGGCACTAGAACATAGTTACTGGATCCAGAAGCTTCCAAGGCAGCTAACTTGGATGACTTCCCAAAGGcagcatttttaaatggagtAGGCTTCTCTGGGGAGGGTTTTGGTGGTGATGGAGGTGGGGCAACAGCAGCTGATTCATTCATTGGTTTAGTTGGGATGGGTGGGGCTGTTGTAGGTGAAATGTTGGACAAGGGAGCTTTTGTGGCACCAACATTCCGCTTCAGATGCATTTCAAAGTCTCCAATCTGTCACAAAGCAACAGACAATTGATCAGAAAACATATTATAGGGAAATGCAACAACATTCatataaaaaacttaaatacTGCAGATGGCCAGCTGCATTACATTCATTCAATGATCAAATGATCAACATGGAAAGTTTCACCcctcatgattttcaaataagCACTGAGACATATCCTTACAGAAAATTTTCAGGTCAATCAATGAGTCATAAGAAAAAGTTTAGAAGAAGCATGCAAGTATATCACATGACAAGAGAATAAGAAATAACCTTCATTTTCAGCTCAGCCACCTCAGTCTCATCACATACCTCCAGTACCAATGCCTGACAATTTGAGCAATTATATGTTAATTATCTAGCAAATTAGAAtcacaagaaagaaaatcttATTAGATCAATACGAAAGGAGCAAAAGGTACAGTGAATAAATGATAACCATAAGAAAAAGTCAATAGAAGACtcatcaaagaagaaaattgcCATAGACATGGTAGAAACTACACAACAGCAACATAAAGACAGAAAGTGAGTAATTTTGTTAGCATTCAAAACATAGAATACTCAATATTAGCATTGCTGTCACAAATTTTGTTAAACTCCTCCACATAGGAATTACTAAAGAGAATAAAGCTCAACACAAACTAGCACTATTAGTAATTCTTTGCTCCAAATGGGGCAGATACCAATATTAAGCTAAAAAACAACAACAATCAAgttgtttaaatttaagaaaCAATGATGACCCAACTTGAAAACGTAAAAGCAatcacaaaaaagaaaaacattataaatcatttttgtAGCACCAATAAACTCTTCTTAAAAAGAAGTGAGCAACAACAAGCAAGAGTAGAAAAGAAAGTCaatttgaagatttaattATTACCTCAAACCCATTTGGAAAAGTTGCATTCCGTGAAGTTTTCTTCTCCATTGAGCCTTGTGCGGTGCTATCTAATGGAACTGTGGCAACCATAATTAACAACTTTTAACATGCAAAACCAGACACAATGCACAAGCTACAATGTAATTACATAATAAGTGACTTAAAAACTATTTTGCTTTCAgtaattaaggaaaaaaatttgattttgcttTCCAAAACCGGTATAAATCTGTAACAAGTGAAGTGCCATGTCTGAACAGAAGAAGGGCCCAAATGCAACAGATATTGGTATATTTTAGCACAATGCCATGGTTCAATTGCAGTTAAAccataattaacaaatttatgcAAACAAGGGCCATAAAAATCTTTAATCTGAAGTCAATATAAACTCACCATTTGACTTGGCTGTTACAGAAGCTTCAGATGTCTTCATGCATGATATTAGAGTTACATTTCGTTTTGTAGCAGAATTATTCTTCCCGCCAAACATCAAGCCTGGGACACATGATTTTCTTGAAGTGGCCAAGCCACAAGAATACATATGAACAGCACTTGGCCTTTCAAGTGAGCAATGTGCTTGTGAAACAGCACCTACAGAATCTGAAATTTTAATAACAGAATATGAGCTTTCAGTGGCAAATAAAGTCATATatgcaaaatttaaatttcatgaaatCAAGTCCTCACAACCATACTTTGCTAAGGTCAAGATTTCAAAAACTATATAATAAGAAATGGATGCCAACAAAGTACTTGATAAGCCAAGAAGAAACATGATCTTACAAAGTATCTCaactaaaaaacaaaaaaaaaaaaaaagcaattcATAATGCTGAAACTGTTCAAAACCCATTGATTCTGTCACATGATGGTTAGAGGAATACAAATTTAATTGGCATTTTAAGAACCAATAAGCCTTCTAAGTACCTTCTTTGTCTCTCAGTTTCTCCTTTCTTTGTTGAAGGAGGGCATTGGCAAATTGAAAAGCTTAAATTAGCTTCCACTACAAACTCCCAAAGACATCttccctttttgttttttcttttgagtaTTGATTATTGAAGATTGAACTTAGCAGAGGGGTAGGCGCCCCACCCCAccctaaaattttaaaatttaataattattctttctttttctttttcaaattttataattttgtttcctattttttaaaaaaatttataatttcatcCCTATAAACATTGAATTTCTTTCACTCCCTGAAATATGAAATTCTGGCTCCGTCACTGACACTTAACATGATCTCTAATAATAGAaacttatatataaatatcgATAATATCAACAGTAAAAACTCTATTCTTATGGAAATTAGATTCACATACTTAGCTAGCTTAAAGATATTGCTTAATATTCACATTCTCAATTGATATTCACAGCgaataagaaagaattgaAGGCAGATCTCAGCATTTTTTAGGTAAATTTCAAATATCTCTACGCCAAAGCTCTATAACTTACACTAAATCGTCAAAATTTACtacaaccaaaaaaaagaagaaacaaagacAATTATTAGATCCAAAACAGATATAAAACACTCAAAAACGATTCCGAAATGTCACCGTTTCTTCACCGACTGAAAACAGTtatcctttcttttctctcttcgtTTCCAATGTAACCAAACAAAAACTCAATcaaacaaagagaaataaacATAACAAGAGAaaacgagagagagagagagagttacAGTGAAAGGATCGGAGAGCAGCGGAGGACTCCATTGGAATCGACAATGAGGAGggcgagagagagagagagagaggagggaTAGTAANagagagagagagagagagagggggaTATAGGGGGAAAAAAGCGGGGGCAAAATCGAGAAGATAGAAATGAATATAAAAGAGAGCGGGGGTTGGTTAGCTGAACAGTTGGTGAAAGAGATAGCAGCTTCGAAATGTCCGCCTCTGTCCTCAGTTTCTCCACCTGACGTCATCGCCTTCTCTTTCTCAGCTTTAAAGCTCCGTACCTCTCCAACTTACGCCCCAGGTATTGCCCGCCTCTAGTTTGCGTGACGCCCTTTTGAGAGCCCATTGAGTCCAGACCGGCCCAACTCTACTTTATTGTGGGCTGTGGCCTAAAAATAACTGGCTTTATTAGCCCAAAGTGAgcaattttctattaaaatagaattaattaaaataaattcagtTAATTCTGAAATGAACATGATTAAATCGATtaattctttcatttttggttttgaaatattttaatatttttaaccatattttttgaaatattctAATGTTATTGAAGAATTCATAACTTAATTTTGTTTACTTTATAATTACcatagaaagaaataaaactttaaaaattgtGTTTGAATctgaaaatttcgattaaTTGGAttacttatcaaattaattcGATTAATCGGTTAATAATTACTTTAAGAGAGAACTTGGTTTTTACAAAGTGAATATACAAGAAGAATTTGATCAGCTTCTAGTTTACATGGTGATGGGAAAACAAGCTTGGCTAAGCAATGTTGAGATGGAGGATTTCTCTGAACTCCAGGCTCCTAGTCTCGTTGTAAAATGTTCTATGTTTATTAGGCCAATATGTTAGCCAAATCCAACCTCTAATTTCCCACTCCATGGTTTTCCCCATGGCACTCTTATCAACCTTCCACCAGACTTTTTCTCCGTATTCATCCCCAGCAAAGATCACCCCTCCCTGCCTGGTGAAAGGCCGGTGAACGTTGGAGTACCGGTCTTTGAACCAAGCCTTGGGGTTGATCAAAGCAAGTTTCGAAGGTTTCGAGGAGACCACCTCCCTTCCATCCACGCTGTCGTGAAGGAACCAATTCAAGGTCCCACTGTAGCCATTGACAGATTGCTCGAACTTCCATGGCTTCATGCTCATCGTCGTGGTCTCTCCCACGGAAACCTTGAGTCCCAAGAAAGAGTTTGGAGGATCAAACGAGGTCTCTATGCTTTTCTCTATCTCTATCTCTCTTGCCGGGTTCTCTGTCGATTTGCTTACCGAAACGCTTAATATGTTGGACTGAAGAGTTGGGGTTACATGCAATGATACTCTCGAAGGGAAATGTTTGTCGTCTGCCCCAACTCCTCGTTCGTTCATCAGAGTCTCGTTTACAAGCCGGATTATGTTACATCTGTTAACACGTAGGATGATACAACCACATCAGGACAGCTTTATGATTATGTTTTTTGTGATGAAAAGATGTGTTTACCTTATGTTATCGATGTTCAGCATCACATCGATCCATTTCTCTTGCACAATGACCTTGTAATTGACTTGGATAACCCCTTCAAGCTGGTGGTAATGAAGGGAGAAAAGCAGCCTCTGGTCATCAACAGAAGCATTGCTTGAACTTTCTATATCCATGGCTATGACAGGACAGTATAGTTGAACTTTCCACAAACCGAACGTTGAAATTGCATATGAGAACAGCGGGGATGGCGTCTTCATCAGGGTGCGGTGTGTAGCTTGAAGCTCCACGATCCAATTGGTGATGGCGAGGTTTATGGACCGCATCCATTGCTCCTCTAAGTTCGATCCCAGGAGTCTCATCAGCGATTTCGAAGCTTCTCTCAGCTGCGAGCATGCCAGCTGATGCTTGAGAGTATTGAGACATGCTGAACGGAGATCAACAGGGGCCTCGTAGATGCAAATAAGAAATGCAAGAGTGAGAAATGAGAGATTGAAGATGCCTTTGAGACCTGACACGGATTCGAGTTTCGGGAATCTGATCAAGAAGCTGTTCTTGTTTGAGCCATAGCTAAGGACATCTTGTATGAAGTTGAGCACGAGACAGGAAATGGCTTCTTCATCCAACAGTTTTGAGGAGTTGGGGTTGATGGCTAAGGGCTTTGAGGCCCAAAGAGGAATGGAGACACTGAAATCAGCAACTATGGAGATGGAGAGAGTTGAAGAATGAGGGTTTTTGGCCACAGAGAGTTTGAGGGATGGATGGGATGAACTTGATGAAGAACATATGCATACAGACATGAAACTTGTTTTCCATTGAGTGATTGGAGGAAGGTTTTGAATCCAGGTAAACATATCAGGATTGCAGCAGGAAGCCATTGTTAAAGCTTGATTATTATcaacttttttcttctctatctgtgaaacaaaattcatatggatgatctttttcatttaaagaCACCCATCAATGGGTACAAAACTAAAGATTCTTGTGGGGAAGCAAAGTCAAAAATGAAGGGAATCAATGCATGGAAAAGATAGAAGAACAAAACATCTCTACTTTTGTATTGAGAAAGCAAACTCTTTCAGTTGGATAATCTTATAAGGAAATTTCTCACTTCAAGATTCCTTTAGGACATCCTACAAAGATAATACTCATAAACAAAAAACCAATCCCATCATTATTGGCTCAATggtgagaaaaagaaacaaaaaagtctttctttggattacaattacaataattatattaatattaaaaacgGTCCAAATATTCCCAATTTATCTTTGCAAGTAAAGTTGTTTCTTATGAACATAGaatttacttataaaacatgaTCTTATATAAATTAAGTAACAAAACACTATGGAAAAGGGCAGCCAGCAATTTACTccaataatgataatttatgAGCAAACtacatatattatttaaaaaaaagggacTATGCTCGACGGAATAATCAAGTTTAAGATAtgataaagtttaaacaaatTGCATGCatataagattttaaactttttctgACCAAATGATTAGGTTTAAGACACGATAAGATTTCAATGAATATGCCTGCTTATAGGAATTCAAAACGTTTAGAAAGAATGTATACTCTTTTTTCTAAATCAAAGGTCTAATCATCAATAATGTTGCATTTAGTACGTTTATTGGGAATGTGATTGCTGGGTATATGATTGCTAGAAATGTGATTGCTGGGTATATGATTGCTAAGAATATGATTGCTGGGAATTTAATTGTTAAGAATATAATTTTGTAACATTTGATATAACAATGAGAAAGTGATGATTGTAGAGAATGTGATTGTTTAGAGCATTACATTGGTCTAATTATCAATAAGTTGTTTTGACCAACTATTTATTTCAAAGAAGTAAATGATTAAAGTGATAATGGATAAAGATGTAAGGCTAATTAAACGTTGACACTTCTATTTTTGTATGTagtatgaataaataaataaaataaagttgtatatgtaaatattttttattaatctagAACCAAggtttttatttcatttaattcgatcggttttgatttgaaattttttcaattaatcaatttaatttatctaattcaattaaatggtgaaaaatttatttcgaGTGGTTCGATTAATTCggttaaaagaaaatttttaattgaattaattgtTTGCACACCTTTATTATAATactttaatatattaatagaaacattttcaatcatatatataaaattatatatttatgcaatATATACCTTCTTAATCTAACACGAACCTTAATTGTAATCAAGTCTAATATAATTCATCCCTATGCTAATTAGATACATTATACTTAGATACATTAATCAAAGTGTAATGTATATTAATAAAAGCCTAAAGTAATCCTTATGTTAATGAAATAATCACAATGCATCTATTCCATTCCGATTTTATTTCCATCTAATTCTAAATGTAAGATTATTTCATTGTGAGGATTAAATGTATCATCTACCTCTAAATATAATCCTAATTATGCTAATAAGATATTAACCTAAGCCTAATGACTAATTTAATCCTTATGCATTTCTAAATTTGCAAATTTAATCCTAAGATTAGTCATGTAATTATCACCtcttagtttttattttcatcatagaaaataagaaaatgagTTTCTCTCCCCTGCAAACGATCACATCCAAAACTCTTCATCAATACCGTTAATTTGCAATCAATAACCAATAAACCGTCTATTGTAATACATGGAAGCGTAacccaaaataaaaactaacaCCGGTAAGTCGGTAACTACGACCTCTCTCCCCTCTTACCTTTGCGATACTTAAAAGCCGATTGCAAAGCAACCGCTATAACGTCGAAAGAACCGCACGCGCCACCCGCATTTCCTATCTCACCTGCCACCGATGGCGAACCCCGCGACCATCCCGATGACGAGCTCTCAATCCACGGCGGGTAGCGGGGCCCAGTCACAACCCCCGATAGCTACGCCCGCGTTCCGTGCGTTCCTCTCGCGCCTCACGTCCTCGATCCGTCAGGGACTCTCCCAACGCCGTCCATGGTACGAACTCATCGATCGTTCTGCCATGGCCCGTCCCGATAATCTAACGGATGCCTATTCCCGGGTCCGCAAAAACCTCTCCTACTTCAAAGTTAATTACATAACTCTGCTCGTGGTTGTTCTcgctttctctctcctctctcATCCCCTTTCCCTCCTTGTCCTCCTTGGTCTCCTCGCTGCGTGGGTTTTCCTATACCTCTTCCGACCGTCGGATCAACCTCTCGTGCTCTTCGGCCGCACGTTCTCCGATCGCGAGACGCTTGGCGCGCTGGTGGTGTTGACCGTCTTCGTTGTGTTCTTGACCAGCGTTGGATCGCTCTTGATCTCCGCGCTCTTGATCGGAGTCGCCATCGTTTGCCTACATGGTGCGTTCAGGGTTCCAGAGGACTTGTTTTTAGACGATCAGGAGCCTGCGAACACCGGATTCCTCTCCTTCCTTGGCGGCGCCGCCTCCTCCGCTGCTGCTGCGGCGGCCCCAGCAGTTGCCTCACGCGTTTGAACAACAGATCTTTGAAGCTGAACGTGCGTATGATTTTTTTACCTTCGTTTATGGTAAATCAAAAATGATTTACTGTTTTCATGATAGATTAAAAGATTCAATTGTAGCTTTGTTGTCTTGTTTGTATTTAGATTTGGATCTGAACTTGGATTAAGAGTTAGATCTTATTGTGTCTTCATTTGGATGTTGTAGTATTTACcacttgaaattttgattttgatgagATTTAGATTTAGTTTTAGCTCATTAACTATATCATTGTTTTATGTATTCTTTATCTGTTTATTTTGGAGCTTTTATGCTGTTGTTTTTTCATATCAGTGGTAAGAGTTTAGGAGGTTTTGGAGGTAATTGTCGGTTACATCATTATTAGGGATATGAAGTTACTAATTGTATGTATTTTACGAaagttgttttgttttgatttgttcaattttcttacGTTGGCAAATTAGAAAGAATTTGATATGGTTTACAGGGAGGTTTATGCTAGCTAACTGTTGTAGTTGGTATGGAGAAAGCTAAAGGTTTTGGTTCTTACTTGTGTTATTAGGGTTATTTGTGAGATATGTGGACCATTGTTGTTTAAGTTTGTGTTATTATGTAATATAGCTGTTACTAATTCAAATTTCTGTTTGCTTCCTCTTGGTTGTTGAGGTTCTGCTTGGAAGTTTATGGTGTAGGATTAAGAGTAACAGTTTGCTTACCAAGAGCTTTATGAACTATAATAATAGCTCTCACATGTCATTTCCAAATGGTATGGAACTCCTAGCTTCTTAGAAAAGTGCAATTGCAATCCTTGCTTGTGCTAAAACCCTAGcttcttatttgttttttgttcCAAGTCACTAAAATGCAAAGTAGCATCCATCTTCCCAAGAGTGATTTATGTACATATAATCATTTTTGGTGATGGTGGTTTTGGGCTCTTTGACATAGATGACTGGCGTAAGATAACCCTTATGGGATTCACCATGAGACTATTGTCATTGTAGTGTGTAAGAAAGTGTAGATGGATCACGACGGATCATGACTTAGGGTAAATCATATAGAGTAGTCCTTATAACACCTAATATGAGAGCATGTAGTAGTGACTGGGTATTTGACAGTTAGACTGAAATTCTTTGGCTAGATGCAAATTATTAACAAATAGTTTTATTGCCGATAATATATTTGTCATTATTTGCCAAAAGTTGTTATTCATGTCATCCGTGTCCAAAGTGTTCTACTATGTACGCATAACAGTGCCATTTTAACAAACTAATGCAGCCTCCATGCCTCCCATAAACCATTATGTGCTGCTGGCTCAGCAAAGTTTTAGCTAAATAAGCATTTTCAGTTCTGGTAATATGTTGTGCATCAAGTGCTGGCTCTTGTCCGTGTATTGGATAGGCCAGGCTTGGAGTTGATGTATGGTAAAGCAAAGATAGAGATGGCGCTCTTCTAATTATTCTATGTTTAAACCCAAATTATCCGGGAAGGGACACTGGAGTAGATTTCCCGGGTTCCTAGTGGAGTAGCTTTGAGTTAGGTTTCATATTCTGTCACATTCAAATCAGGTTCTCTATGTCTTTGGATACGAGTCATGTTGTCTGCTACAGTGTACTAACTTGAGAATTTTCTTTGTACTCGTAACACATAAACATTCTATTGACTACAGGATATGTACGGATTGAAAAATACATTTTGTTGCAGCACCCCAAGTACAtgactaataaaataatttgcaTTGTTGCTATAAAAATGGAGATGAGTGCCAGGAATCCTCAATGGCCGGGAAAGTGGAAATATGCATTCATTCTCTGATTCTGAGTCGAAACCATAGATAATCATTCCATCTCTAATTCGGTGGCCTGATGCTTAGAAGAGGCCTCCAGTCAAGCAGGGAGGTAGCGGAAGTCCAGGATCGGGCCTGGCTAACGTATGGTCTGCTAAGAGCCAGGTCCAAAcctaatgatgatgatgacgaCGAAGCTTTTCGGATTATCAATCCGGACAGGTTAGCTCGACAAAACTCGAACCTTTCCAAACTGGGTACTCATCATTAACTGTAAAAAGCTTCCTTTCGTGTGTCGTTATTCTCACCGTACGAGGGTGAAAACTCTGGAAACAGCATCTAATCCAACGACGTACATAGACGAAGGATCCCTTTCCTACTTTATCGTTTTTGTCAGGAAATTCAAAGTTGAGAGATAGTGACCTGTCATCTTAACTTCGTATCATTAAACTATAATCCCCCCAACCACCTTGGGAAACCTCATGGCTACTATGGTCATTCCGATTATTAAGGttagccatttcttttttgaaactTTGTGACCTCTTTTATTGtccatttgatgatttatttttttcataattttacatcatgtgatagtaaaaataaataatttaacgATAAAAGTGTTATTACGACAATAAATcgtaattattataaatattcttttgatataaattttaaatatcaataactaaataaatagCTAATGAATGAATTAAGTATTGTAAGAATATAcaataattcaattaattaattatgtctTAAGTGGattttagataaattttaaattcatatCTTAGCAATACCAACATGATCAATAAATGAAAGACAATTAATCGAAATTCGAATTTGTTTAAATTCGTATTATATTGTATTATCATATTGTATACAAATTTATCATCTAATACAAGGTATATTTTCGTACTACCCGAATATAATCTCCTGCAGGTGTTTGTTGGTAGGACCCAATTGAGAAAGATAGCCGTTAGAGGAGCGGCAAGGGCAATAAAAGACCACATATTCAATCCATGAACTGgtcaaaaaa
Proteins encoded in this region:
- the LOC18585781 gene encoding biotin carboxyl carrier protein of acetyl-CoA carboxylase, giving the protein MESSAALRSFHYSVGAVSQAHCSLERPSAVHMYSCGLATSRKSCVPGLMFGGKNNSATKRNVTLISCMKTSEASVTAKSNVPLDSTAQGSMEKKTSRNATFPNGFEALVLEVCDETEVAELKMKIGDFEMHLKRNVGATKAPLSNISPTTAPPIPTKPMNESAAVAPPPSPPKPSPEKPTPFKNAAFGKSSKLAALEASGSSNYVLVPSPIVGTFRRGRTVKGKKQPPICKEGDLIKEGQVIGFLDQFGTELPVKSDVAGEVLKLLFDDGDAVGYGDPLIAVLPSFHGIE
- the LOC18585782 gene encoding uncharacterized protein LOC18585782, which gives rise to MASCCNPDMFTWIQNLPPITQWKTSFMSVCICSSSSSSHPSLKLSVAKNPHSSTLSISIVADFSVSIPLWASKPLAINPNSSKLLDEEAISCLVLNFIQDVLSYGSNKNSFLIRFPKLESVSGLKGIFNLSFLTLAFLICIYEAPVDLRSACLNTLKHQLACSQLREASKSLMRLLGSNLEEQWMRSINLAITNWIVELQATHRTLMKTPSPLFSYAISTFGLWKVQLYCPVIAMDIESSSNASVDDQRLLFSLHYHQLEGVIQVNYKVIVQEKWIDVMLNIDNIRCNIIRLVNETLMNERGVGADDKHFPSRVSLHVTPTLQSNILSVSVSKSTENPAREIEIEKSIETSFDPPNSFLGLKVSVGETTTMSMKPWKFEQSVNGYSGTLNWFLHDSVDGREVVSSKPSKLALINPKAWFKDRYSNVHRPFTRQGGVIFAGDEYGEKVWWKVDKSAMGKTMEWEIRGWIWLTYWPNKHRTFYNETRSLEFREILHLNIA
- the LOC18585783 gene encoding PRA1 family protein B3, with product MANPATIPMTSSQSTAGSGAQSQPPIATPAFRAFLSRLTSSIRQGLSQRRPWYELIDRSAMARPDNLTDAYSRVRKNLSYFKVNYITLLVVVLAFSLLSHPLSLLVLLGLLAAWVFLYLFRPSDQPLVLFGRTFSDRETLGALVVLTVFVVFLTSVGSLLISALLIGVAIVCLHGAFRVPEDLFLDDQEPANTGFLSFLGGAASSAAAAAAPAVASRV